The following are encoded together in the Lathyrus oleraceus cultivar Zhongwan6 chromosome 3, CAAS_Psat_ZW6_1.0, whole genome shotgun sequence genome:
- the LOC127129834 gene encoding pentatricopeptide repeat-containing protein At1g62670, mitochondrial-like: MISKFIKPDDYTFNILVDALCKEGKVKEAKKLLAVMMKEGVTPDVVTYNSLMDGHFLLNEVNKAMNIFYTLAQRGVALDVHSYSIMINGLSKSKMVDEAVNLFKEMSCNNIIHNLMTYNALIDGLCKSGRISYAWELVLKMHDNGQPADIVTYNSIIYALCKNHHVDKAIALVKKIKDQGIQPSMFTYNILLDGLCKEGQLKNAQDVFRDLLIKGYSLDIRTYNIMINGLSREGLFDEADALLSKMDDNGIIPDAITYETIIRALFYKDENAKAEKLLCVMITRGLLEDYTKEGGLLNRLTVASILIKSHVLLLRPEPSFRQHQVIDNAALLNSSYNGAKA, translated from the exons ATGATATCAAAATTCATCAAACCAGATGATTATACTTTTAATATATTGGTGGATGCTCTTTGTAAGGAAGGAAAAGTGAAAGAAGCTAAGAAACTGTTAGCCGTGATGATGAAAGAAGGTGTGACACCTGATGTTGTTACATATAATTCATTAATGGATGGTCATTTCCTACTTAATGAAGTGAACAAGGCCATGAATATATTCTATACTTTGGCTCAAAGGGGAGTGGCTCTAGATGTTCATTCTTATAGTATAATGATCAATGGACTATCTAAGAGTAAAATGGTGGATGAGGCCGTCAATCTCTTCAAAGAAATGAGTTGCAACAATATTATTCATAATTTGATGACTTACAATGCCCTTATTGATGGTTTGTGCAAATCAGGGAGAATCTCCTATGCTTGGGAGCTTGTTCTTAAGATGCACGATAATGGTCAACCAGCCGATATAGTCACTTACAATTCTATAATATACGCTTTATGCAAAAACCATCATGTTGACAAAGCTATTGCCCTAGTCAAGAAAATTAAAGACCAAGGCATTCAACCAAGTATGTTCACATACAATATACTTCTAGATGGATTATGCAAAGAAGGACAACTTAAGAATGCACAAGATGTTTTTAGGGATCTTTTGATTAAGGGTTATAGTCTAGATATCCGAACGTATAATATTATGATCAATGGACTTTCTAGAGAGGGCTTGTTTGATGAAGCAGATGCCTTGTTGTCCAAAATGGATGACAATGGTATCATTCCTGATGCTATAACTTATGAAACTATAATCCGTGCGCTCTTTTATAAAGATGAGAATGCAAAGGCAGAGAAACTTCTTTGCGTAATGATTACTAGAGGTCTACTTGAAGA TTACACAAAAGAAGGTGGCCTGCTCAATCGTCTCACTGTCGCTTCAATTCTAATCAAAAGTCATGTGTTGTTGTTAC GGCCTGAACCTAGCTTTAGACAGCATCAAGTGATCGATAATGCAGCTTTGTTAAATAGCAGTTATAATGGTGCTAAAGCGTAG
- the LOC127129835 gene encoding putative pentatricopeptide repeat-containing protein At1g12700, mitochondrial, with translation MRRFVSYSNFLTSFHSHSLFRVFSHSLHQFIPNNSNVDDAVFSFHRMLNMRPTPSIVEFNTILGFLVRTKNHYATTISLYHRLEFNQIQPCIVTLNTIINCYCHTGQMRFAFSVFAKILKIGYQPHTITLNTLIKGLCLNGKVHEALHFHDHVVAHGFRLDRISYGTLINGLCKIGETRAAVKMLRQIDGKLVKVDVVMHNIINDSLCKDKFVMDAYELYCEMIAKKIVGV, from the coding sequence ATGCGGAGGTTCGTTTCTTACTCCAATTTTCTCACTTCCTTTCACTCACACTCTTTGTTTAGGGTTTTCTCTCACTCTCTACATCAATTCATTCCCAATAACTCTAATGTTGATGATGCCGTTTTCTCATTCCATCGCATGCTAAATATGCGCCCTACTCCATCCATAGTTGAATTTAACACGATTTTAGGTTTTCTCGTTAGGACTAAGAATCATTACGCCACTACTATTTCCCTTTATCACCGATTAGAATTCAACCAAATTCAACCATGTATTGTTACTTTAAACACCATCATCAATTGTTATTGCCACACAGGTCAAATGAGGTTTGCTTTTTCTGTATTTGCTAAGATTCTCAAAATTGGTTATCAGCCTCATACCATAACTTTGAATACTCTTATCAAGGGTTTGTGTCTTAACGGTAAGGTTCATGAAGCTCTGCACTTTCATGACCATGTCGTTGCACATGGATTTCGACTCGACCGGATTAGTTATGGTACTTTAATCAACGGGTTGTGTAAAATCGGGGAAACAAGAGCCGCCGTGAAAATGTTGAGACAAATTGATGGGAAGTTGGTCAAGGTGGACGTGGTAATGCACAACATAATAAATGATAGTTTGTGTAAAGATAAGTTTGTAATGGATGCCTATGAGTTATATTGTGAAATGATTGCAAAGAAaattgtaggtgtttaa